One genomic window of Neisseria sp. oral taxon 014 str. F0314 includes the following:
- a CDS encoding FadR/GntR family transcriptional regulator, translated as MAKLVRPQKVSDQVLSVLEERIAASIYEEGGKIPPERTLAEEFGVSRPSVRVALNILIARQVLEARQGDGYYVSVKPQQDFLQSWQELLGKHSNWETDVFDFSCHVEGCMASLAAERRTDADLKRIDFWRQKFESACESGHLEHQTEADVSFHQTIADAAHNILFSHLSGGLLKMLYRQTRSSIIYFNQTEDPRPKLIAQHRAIYEAILERRSADAAEAAKIHLNYVANSILQNREYKSRNEHADTLAQNDLKRVQDW; from the coding sequence ATGGCGAAACTGGTTCGGCCGCAAAAAGTCAGCGACCAAGTATTGTCGGTTTTGGAAGAACGTATCGCGGCGAGCATTTACGAAGAAGGCGGCAAAATCCCGCCCGAACGCACGTTGGCGGAAGAGTTCGGCGTATCGCGCCCGTCGGTCAGGGTCGCGCTCAACATCCTGATTGCGCGGCAGGTTTTGGAAGCGAGGCAGGGCGACGGCTATTACGTTTCCGTCAAACCGCAGCAGGATTTCCTCCAAAGCTGGCAGGAATTGCTCGGCAAACATTCCAACTGGGAAACTGACGTCTTCGATTTCAGCTGCCACGTCGAAGGCTGCATGGCATCGCTGGCTGCCGAGAGACGCACCGATGCCGATTTGAAACGTATTGATTTTTGGCGGCAAAAATTCGAATCCGCCTGCGAAAGCGGCCATCTGGAACACCAAACCGAAGCTGACGTGAGCTTCCATCAAACCATCGCCGACGCCGCGCACAACATCCTCTTCAGCCACCTCTCCGGCGGCCTGCTCAAAATGCTCTACCGCCAGACACGCAGCAGCATTATCTACTTCAACCAAACCGAAGACCCGCGCCCGAAGCTGATTGCCCAGCACCGCGCCATCTACGAAGCCATCTTGGAACGCCGCTCTGCCGATGCCGCCGAAGCCGCAAAAATACACTTAAACTACGTCGCCAACAGCATATTGCAAAACAGGGAATACAAAAGCCGCAACGAACACGCCGACACGCTGGCGCAGAACGATTTGAAGCGGGTGCAGGATTGGTGA
- a CDS encoding DEAD/DEAH box helicase, with the protein MNPFASLGLGSEIVSALTEQGYETPTPIQTAAIPKALAGHDLLAAAQTGTGKTAAFMLPSLERLKRYATASTSPAMHPVRMLVLTPTRELADQIDQNVQGYIKNLPLRHTVLFGGVNMDKQTADLRAGCEIVVATVGRLLDHVKQKNINLNKVEIVVLDEADRMLDMGFIDDIRKIMQMLPKQRQTLLFSATFAPPIRKLAKDFMNAPEIVEVAAQNTTSSNVEQHIIAVDALKKRNLLERLIVDLQMNQVIVFCKTKQSVDQVTRDLVRRNLAAQSIHGDKSQQSRLETLNAFKEGSLRVLVATDVAARGLDIAELPFVINYELPTQPEDYVHRIGRTGRAGADGVAISLMDKTEQKMFEAIKELTGNDLAVERIEGFEPQWWGGADTASSEESRPSESRRERRRDNARKAGERSDKPHADKTDPGAACGKIAGRNRRSRRERQPCALLQPNYGA; encoded by the coding sequence ATGAATCCATTTGCATCCCTAGGCTTGGGCAGCGAAATTGTTTCCGCGCTGACCGAGCAAGGTTACGAAACCCCGACCCCCATCCAAACCGCCGCCATCCCCAAAGCACTCGCCGGCCACGACCTCTTGGCCGCCGCCCAAACCGGCACGGGCAAAACCGCCGCCTTTATGCTGCCCAGTCTGGAACGCCTCAAACGCTACGCCACCGCCAGCACATCGCCCGCGATGCACCCCGTGCGTATGCTCGTGCTGACCCCGACGCGCGAACTTGCCGACCAAATCGACCAAAACGTGCAGGGCTATATCAAAAATCTGCCGCTGCGACATACCGTCCTCTTCGGCGGCGTCAACATGGACAAACAAACCGCCGACCTGCGCGCCGGCTGCGAAATCGTCGTCGCCACCGTCGGCAGGCTGCTTGACCACGTCAAACAGAAAAACATCAACTTAAACAAAGTCGAAATCGTCGTCCTCGACGAAGCCGACCGTATGCTGGATATGGGTTTCATCGACGACATCCGCAAAATCATGCAGATGCTGCCCAAGCAACGCCAAACCCTGCTCTTTTCCGCAACGTTTGCCCCGCCCATCCGCAAACTCGCCAAAGACTTCATGAACGCGCCCGAAATCGTCGAAGTCGCCGCGCAAAACACCACCAGCTCCAATGTCGAGCAGCACATCATCGCCGTTGACGCGCTCAAAAAACGCAATCTTTTAGAGCGGCTGATTGTCGATTTGCAGATGAACCAAGTCATCGTGTTCTGCAAAACCAAACAAAGCGTCGACCAAGTTACCCGCGACCTCGTGCGCCGCAACCTTGCCGCCCAATCCATCCACGGCGACAAGTCCCAGCAAAGCCGCCTAGAAACCCTCAACGCCTTCAAAGAAGGCAGCCTGCGCGTCCTCGTCGCCACCGACGTCGCCGCACGCGGTTTGGACATCGCCGAGCTGCCCTTCGTCATCAACTATGAACTGCCGACCCAGCCCGAAGACTACGTCCACCGCATCGGACGCACCGGCAGGGCAGGCGCGGACGGCGTTGCCATTTCCCTGATGGACAAAACCGAGCAAAAAATGTTTGAAGCCATCAAAGAATTGACCGGCAACGACTTGGCAGTCGAACGCATCGAAGGCTTCGAGCCGCAGTGGTGGGGCGGGGCGGATACCGCGTCTTCCGAAGAAAGCAGGCCGTCTGAAAGCCGCCGCGAACGCCGGCGCGACAACGCGCGCAAGGCAGGCGAACGCAGCGACAAACCCCATGCCGATAAAACCGATCCGGGCGCGGCCTGCGGAAAAATCGCCGGACGCAACCGCCGCAGCCGCCGCGAACGCCAGCCGTGCGCACTCTTACAACCGAATTACGGCGCATAA
- the rarD gene encoding EamA family transporter RarD gives MPQTAKGVLAAVASNVLFAMLFLYSSWMKPMNGTDVFAWRMVGMLFALFALASLTHSWQGALNFAAGIGKDWKRWLLVILPTPILASQLWLFVWSPVNGEGINVAMGYFLFPLAMMLVGRIWFKERLGGPQRLAVTLACAGVACQLWRNGAFSWATVWVFGTYPLYYLLRRKLGVPSLIGLLIDLIIITPCMLVYIVFFSDSPGMIAAQPNLIAFIVLIGINSALAMYLNLQANNMLPMAVFGMLSYLEPILLFVIAVLWLDEPLENSALAGYGLIWLGLSVMIANSLIRMKKK, from the coding sequence ATGCCGCAGACCGCCAAAGGCGTACTCGCCGCCGTTGCGTCCAACGTACTGTTTGCCATGCTGTTTCTGTACAGTAGCTGGATGAAGCCGATGAACGGTACCGACGTATTCGCATGGCGCATGGTCGGAATGCTGTTTGCCCTGTTCGCCCTGGCAAGCCTGACACACAGTTGGCAGGGCGCGCTGAATTTCGCCGCCGGCATCGGCAAAGACTGGAAACGCTGGCTGCTCGTCATCCTGCCTACGCCGATACTCGCCAGCCAGCTTTGGCTGTTTGTCTGGTCGCCCGTCAACGGCGAGGGCATCAACGTCGCCATGGGTTATTTCCTGTTTCCGCTGGCCATGATGTTGGTAGGCAGGATTTGGTTCAAAGAACGGCTGGGCGGCCCGCAACGCCTTGCCGTAACACTGGCCTGCGCCGGCGTCGCCTGCCAGCTGTGGCGCAACGGCGCATTTTCATGGGCGACGGTGTGGGTGTTCGGCACCTATCCGCTGTATTACCTGCTGCGCCGCAAACTGGGCGTGCCGTCCCTTATCGGCCTGCTCATCGACTTGATTATCATCACCCCCTGTATGCTGGTGTATATCGTTTTCTTTTCCGACAGCCCGGGCATGATAGCCGCCCAACCGAATTTGATTGCATTCATCGTTCTGATCGGCATCAACAGCGCGCTGGCGATGTATCTGAACCTTCAGGCCAACAACATGCTGCCGATGGCCGTATTCGGCATGCTGAGTTATCTCGAACCTATTTTACTGTTCGTCATCGCGGTACTCTGGCTGGACGAACCGCTCGAAAACAGCGCCCTCGCCGGCTACGGCCTGATTTGGCTGGGCCTGAGCGTGATGATAGCTAACAGTTTAATTAGAATGAAGAAAAAATAA
- the grxB gene encoding glutaredoxin 2 encodes MKLYIYDHCPFCVRARMIFGLRGVEVENIILANDDEDTPIGMIGAKQVPILEKDDGTFMGESLDIVHYIDETAGKGRLKTEVRPELQAWLDKVGEYNNHLAQPRLVKIGLPEFATESAVQYFIDKKEKNIGNFETNLNETAQYLERLNQDLAQLETLTASGPDGIGGEIGMEDILTFPILRNLTVVRGVQWPAKIADYLARMSAQSGVPLYFDRAL; translated from the coding sequence ATGAAGCTTTATATATACGACCATTGTCCGTTCTGCGTCCGCGCCCGCATGATTTTCGGCCTGCGCGGCGTAGAAGTGGAAAACATCATCCTCGCCAATGACGACGAAGACACCCCCATCGGCATGATTGGTGCCAAACAAGTCCCGATTCTGGAAAAAGACGACGGCACGTTTATGGGCGAAAGCCTCGACATCGTGCACTATATCGACGAAACGGCCGGCAAAGGCCGTCTGAAAACCGAAGTCCGCCCCGAATTGCAGGCGTGGCTCGACAAAGTCGGCGAATACAACAACCACCTTGCCCAGCCGCGCCTGGTCAAAATCGGCCTGCCTGAGTTCGCCACCGAATCAGCGGTACAATACTTCATTGATAAAAAAGAGAAAAACATCGGCAACTTCGAAACCAACCTGAATGAAACCGCACAATATCTGGAACGGCTCAACCAAGACCTTGCCCAACTGGAAACCCTCACCGCTTCCGGTCCGGACGGCATCGGCGGCGAAATCGGCATGGAAGACATCCTGACCTTTCCGATCCTGCGCAACCTCACCGTCGTCCGCGGCGTACAGTGGCCGGCGAAAATCGCAGACTACTTAGCGCGGATGAGCGCGCAAAGCGGCGTACCGCTCTATTTCGACCGCGCCTTGTGA
- a CDS encoding bifunctional (p)ppGpp synthetase/guanosine-3',5'-bis(diphosphate) 3'-pyrophosphohydrolase has product MNGILHTPSSIAPDLENYRGWFDGYLAGLPDKDVRLLQTALKLAQRHYPAEAKTDSGEPLLSNLMGAAQMVNDMDLLPDAVAATLLAAISGYCPDWQQVVTEQCNATICELVKGVDEVQKLTHFARVDSLATSEERAQQAETMRKMLLAMVTDIRVVLIKLAMRTRTMQFLSNIPDSPEKRAVAKETLDIFAPLANRLGVWQLKWQLEDLGFRHQEPEKYREIALLLDEKRTERLEYIENFLNILRDELKKYNVHFEVAGRPKHIYSIYKKMVKKKLSFDGLFDIRAVRILVDTVPECYTTLGIVHSLWQPIPGEFDDYIANPKGNGYKSLHTVIVGPEDKGVEVQIRTFDMHQFNEFGVAAHWRYKEGGKGDSAYEQKIAWLRQLLDWRENMAESGKEDLAAAFKTELFNDTIYVLTPHGKVLSLPTGATPIDFAYALHSSIGDRCRGAKVEGQIVPLSTPLENGQRVEIITAKEGHPSVNWLYEGWVKSSKAIGKIRAYIRQQNADTVREEGRVQLDKQLAKLTPKPNLQELAENLGYKKLDDLYTAVGQGEISNRAIQKACGTLNEPPPVPVSETTIVKQSKIKKGGKTGVLIDGEDGLMTTLAKCCKPAPPDDIVGFVTRERGISVHRKTCPSFQHLAEHAPEKVLDASWAALQEGQVFAVDVEIRAQDRAGLLRDVSDALARHKLNVTAVQTQSRDLEASMRFTLEVKQVNDLPRVLASLGDVKGVLSVTRL; this is encoded by the coding sequence ATGAACGGCATCCTCCACACTCCGAGCAGTATCGCGCCCGACCTTGAAAATTACCGCGGCTGGTTCGACGGTTATCTCGCAGGGTTGCCCGATAAAGATGTGCGGCTGCTTCAGACGGCCTTGAAACTGGCACAGCGGCATTATCCCGCCGAAGCGAAGACCGACAGCGGAGAGCCGTTGTTGAGCAATCTGATGGGGGCGGCGCAGATGGTCAACGACATGGATTTGCTGCCCGATGCCGTCGCCGCCACCCTCCTTGCCGCTATTTCGGGTTACTGTCCCGACTGGCAGCAGGTCGTTACCGAGCAGTGCAACGCGACCATCTGCGAGCTGGTCAAAGGTGTGGACGAAGTGCAGAAACTCACCCACTTCGCCCGTGTCGACAGCCTTGCCACTTCCGAAGAGCGCGCCCAACAGGCGGAAACCATGCGTAAAATGCTGCTGGCGATGGTAACTGACATCCGCGTCGTGTTGATCAAGCTCGCCATGCGTACCCGCACCATGCAGTTTCTCAGCAATATCCCCGACAGCCCCGAAAAACGCGCCGTCGCCAAAGAAACCCTCGACATCTTCGCCCCGCTTGCCAACCGTTTGGGCGTGTGGCAGCTCAAATGGCAGCTCGAAGACCTCGGCTTCCGCCATCAAGAACCCGAAAAATACCGCGAAATCGCGCTGCTTTTGGACGAAAAACGCACCGAACGCCTCGAATACATCGAAAACTTCCTCAACATCCTGCGCGACGAACTTAAAAAATACAACGTCCACTTTGAAGTCGCCGGCCGTCCGAAACACATCTACTCCATTTACAAAAAAATGGTGAAGAAAAAACTCAGCTTCGACGGGCTGTTCGACATCCGCGCCGTGCGGATTTTGGTCGATACCGTCCCCGAATGTTATACCACGCTGGGCATCGTCCACAGCCTCTGGCAGCCCATTCCCGGCGAGTTCGACGACTACATCGCCAACCCTAAAGGCAACGGCTATAAAAGTTTGCACACCGTCATTGTCGGCCCCGAAGACAAAGGCGTGGAAGTGCAAATCCGCACCTTCGATATGCACCAATTCAACGAATTCGGTGTCGCCGCCCACTGGCGTTACAAAGAGGGGGGCAAGGGCGATTCCGCCTACGAGCAGAAAATCGCCTGGTTGCGCCAACTCTTGGACTGGCGCGAAAACATGGCGGAAAGCGGCAAGGAAGACCTCGCCGCCGCCTTCAAAACCGAGCTTTTCAACGACACGATTTACGTCCTGACCCCGCACGGCAAAGTCCTCTCCCTGCCCACCGGCGCAACCCCCATCGACTTCGCCTACGCTCTGCACAGCAGCATCGGCGACCGTTGCCGCGGCGCGAAAGTCGAAGGGCAAATCGTGCCGCTGTCCACCCCGCTCGAAAACGGACAGCGCGTCGAAATCATTACCGCCAAAGAGGGGCATCCTTCCGTCAACTGGCTCTACGAAGGCTGGGTCAAATCCAGCAAGGCAATCGGCAAAATCCGCGCCTATATCCGTCAGCAAAACGCCGACACCGTGCGCGAAGAAGGCCGCGTCCAACTCGACAAACAGCTTGCCAAACTCACGCCCAAACCCAACCTGCAAGAGCTTGCTGAAAACCTCGGCTACAAAAAACTCGACGACCTCTACACCGCCGTCGGACAGGGCGAGATTTCCAACCGCGCCATCCAGAAAGCCTGCGGTACGCTGAACGAACCGCCGCCCGTGCCCGTCAGCGAAACCACCATCGTCAAACAGTCCAAAATCAAAAAAGGCGGCAAAACAGGTGTCCTGATTGACGGCGAAGACGGCCTGATGACCACGCTTGCCAAATGCTGCAAACCCGCGCCGCCCGACGATATTGTCGGCTTCGTTACCCGCGAACGCGGCATTTCGGTACACCGCAAAACCTGCCCCTCTTTCCAGCACCTCGCCGAACACGCGCCTGAGAAAGTGCTGGACGCAAGCTGGGCGGCGTTGCAGGAAGGACAAGTGTTCGCCGTCGATGTCGAAATCCGCGCCCAAGACCGCGCGGGGCTTTTACGCGACGTATCCGACGCGCTCGCCCGCCACAAACTCAACGTTACCGCCGTGCAAACCCAGTCCCGCGACTTGGAAGCCAGCATGAGGTTCACGCTCGAGGTCAAACAAGTCAACGACCTCCCGCGCGTCCTCGCCAGCCTCGGCGACGTCAAAGGCGTGTTGAGCGTAACGAGGTTGTAG
- the hemL gene encoding glutamate-1-semialdehyde 2,1-aminomutase, translated as MTDRNETLFNRAKAIIPGGVNSPVRAFGSVGGVPRFIKKAQGAYVWDENGTRYTDYVGSWGPAIVGHAHPEVIEAVREAALGGLSFGAPTEAEIVIAEKIAELVPSVEQLRLVSSGTEATMSAIRLARGFTGRDKIIKFEGCYHGHSDSLLVKAGSGLLTFGNPSSAGVPADFTKHTLVLEYNNTAQLEETFEKIGGEIACVIVEPFAGNMNLVRPSENFVRALRSLSAKHGAVLIYDEVMTGFRVALGGAQSLHGITPDLTTMGKVIGGGMPLAAFGGRKDIMACISPLGGVYQAGTLSGNPVAVAAGLKTLEIIRREGFYENLTARTEQLVKGFQTAAAKAGVAFTADSVGGMFGLYFADHVPQNYGDMARSNTDGFKHFFHGMLERGVAFGPSAYEAGFVSAAHTPELIDETVAAAEAVFAGMAG; from the coding sequence ATGACCGACCGCAACGAAACCCTGTTCAACCGCGCCAAAGCCATCATCCCCGGCGGCGTAAACTCCCCCGTCCGCGCATTCGGCAGCGTCGGCGGCGTGCCGCGTTTCATCAAAAAAGCCCAAGGCGCGTATGTTTGGGACGAAAACGGCACGCGCTACACCGATTACGTCGGCTCGTGGGGGCCTGCGATTGTCGGACACGCGCACCCCGAAGTCATCGAAGCCGTGCGCGAAGCCGCGTTGGGCGGTTTGTCGTTCGGCGCGCCCACCGAGGCGGAAATCGTCATCGCCGAAAAAATCGCCGAACTCGTGCCCAGCGTCGAACAACTGCGGCTGGTCAGCTCCGGCACCGAAGCCACCATGTCGGCCATCCGTCTCGCGCGCGGCTTTACCGGCCGCGACAAAATCATCAAGTTCGAAGGCTGCTACCACGGCCATTCCGACAGCCTGCTGGTCAAAGCCGGCAGCGGCCTGCTCACCTTCGGCAACCCTTCTTCCGCCGGCGTGCCGGCCGATTTCACCAAGCACACGCTGGTGCTCGAATACAACAACACCGCCCAACTGGAAGAAACGTTTGAAAAAATCGGCGGCGAAATCGCCTGCGTGATTGTCGAACCGTTCGCAGGCAATATGAATCTGGTCAGGCCGTCTGAAAACTTCGTCCGCGCCCTGCGCTCCCTCAGCGCCAAACACGGCGCCGTGTTGATTTACGACGAAGTGATGACCGGTTTCCGAGTCGCGCTCGGCGGCGCGCAGTCGCTGCACGGCATCACGCCCGACCTGACCACGATGGGCAAAGTCATCGGCGGCGGTATGCCGCTGGCGGCGTTCGGCGGGCGCAAAGACATCATGGCCTGCATCTCCCCGCTGGGCGGCGTGTATCAGGCGGGTACTTTGTCGGGCAACCCCGTGGCCGTGGCGGCCGGACTGAAAACACTGGAAATCATCCGGCGCGAAGGCTTCTACGAAAACCTGACCGCGCGCACCGAACAGTTGGTTAAAGGTTTTCAGACAGCCGCAGCCAAAGCAGGCGTGGCATTTACCGCCGACAGCGTGGGCGGCATGTTCGGCCTGTATTTCGCCGACCATGTGCCGCAAAACTACGGCGACATGGCGCGTTCGAATACCGACGGTTTCAAACATTTCTTCCACGGCATGTTGGAACGCGGCGTCGCCTTCGGCCCGTCGGCCTACGAAGCGGGCTTCGTCTCCGCCGCGCACACGCCCGAGCTGATAGACGAAACTGTGGCGGCGGCGGAAGCGGTGTTCGCCGGAATGGCTGGATAA
- the miaB gene encoding tRNA (N6-isopentenyl adenosine(37)-C2)-methylthiotransferase MiaB codes for MKKVFIRTFGCQMNEYDSEKMLAVLAEENGGIEQVTEADEADIILFNTCSVREKAQEKVFSDLGRVRPLKEKNPDLIIGVAGCVASQEGENIIKRAPYVDVVFGPQTLHRLPKMIVDKETSGLSQVDISFPEIEKFDHLPPARVEGGAAFVSIMEGCSKYCSFCVVPYTRGEEFSRPLNDVLTEIANLAQQGVKEINLLGQNVNAYRGEMEDGEICDFATLLRIVHEIPGIERMRFTTSHPREFTDSIIECYRDLPKLVSHLHLPIQSGSDRVLSAMKRGYTALEYKSIIRKLRAIRPDLCLSSDFIVGFPGETEREFEQTLKLVKDIAFDLSFVFIYSPRPGTPAANLPDDTPHAEKVRRLEALNEVIEAETARINQTMIGTVQRCLVEGISKKDPDQLQARTANNRVVNFTGTPDMINQMIDLEITEAYTFSLRGKPVEA; via the coding sequence ATGAAAAAAGTATTTATCCGCACCTTCGGCTGCCAAATGAACGAATACGACAGCGAAAAAATGCTCGCCGTACTCGCCGAGGAAAACGGCGGCATCGAACAAGTGACCGAAGCTGACGAAGCCGACATCATCCTCTTCAACACCTGCTCCGTGCGTGAAAAAGCGCAGGAAAAAGTGTTCTCCGATTTAGGCCGCGTGCGCCCGCTCAAAGAAAAAAATCCCGACCTCATCATCGGCGTTGCCGGCTGTGTCGCCTCCCAAGAAGGCGAAAACATCATCAAACGCGCGCCTTATGTGGACGTCGTCTTCGGCCCGCAAACGCTGCACCGCCTGCCCAAAATGATTGTGGATAAAGAAACCAGCGGCCTGTCGCAAGTCGATATTTCCTTCCCCGAAATCGAAAAATTCGACCATCTGCCGCCCGCCCGCGTCGAAGGCGGCGCAGCATTCGTGTCCATCATGGAAGGCTGTTCCAAATACTGCTCGTTCTGCGTCGTCCCCTACACCCGCGGCGAAGAATTCTCCCGCCCGCTGAACGACGTTTTGACCGAAATTGCCAACCTCGCCCAGCAAGGCGTTAAAGAAATCAACCTCTTGGGACAAAACGTCAACGCCTATCGCGGCGAAATGGAAGACGGCGAAATCTGCGATTTTGCCACCCTGCTGCGCATCGTCCACGAAATCCCCGGCATCGAGCGTATGCGCTTCACCACCAGCCACCCGCGCGAGTTTACCGACTCGATTATCGAGTGCTACCGCGACCTGCCCAAGCTGGTGTCGCACCTGCACCTGCCGATTCAAAGCGGTTCCGATCGCGTATTGAGTGCGATGAAACGCGGCTACACCGCCTTGGAATACAAGTCCATCATCCGCAAACTGCGCGCCATCCGCCCCGACTTGTGCCTGAGCAGCGACTTCATCGTCGGCTTCCCCGGCGAAACCGAGCGCGAGTTCGAGCAAACCCTGAAGCTGGTGAAAGACATTGCCTTCGATTTGAGCTTCGTCTTCATTTACAGCCCGCGTCCCGGCACGCCCGCCGCCAACCTGCCGGACGACACCCCGCACGCCGAAAAAGTGCGCCGCCTCGAAGCCCTGAACGAAGTCATCGAAGCCGAAACCGCCCGCATCAACCAAACCATGATAGGTACCGTACAACGCTGTCTGGTCGAAGGCATCTCCAAAAAAGACCCCGACCAGCTTCAAGCCCGTACCGCCAACAACCGCGTGGTCAACTTCACCGGCACGCCCGATATGATCAACCAAATGATCGATTTGGAAATCACCGAAGCCTACACCTTCTCCCTGCGCGGTAAACCGGTTGAAGCGTAA
- a CDS encoding beta-ketoacyl synthase N-terminal-like domain-containing protein, with protein MSWVCGTAATSALDPQADFRRPDAVSYTFLNQPQQAAYFRAFTDDSLGSTAFADIAEQHLRRAAEDAGWPSESWHDAPVFIGSSSYAIAEYENRRRAGNTDIGEHGLLYLAEDLRKRSGNRQIFSLATACTSSAHALIQADNCLRGGAERAFVLGIENLNRLTLLHFHSLGLFTERYRPFGGNGLILGEGVAALALSATPPDCTGRLKLVGHAANTGNDLIQSNSKALEQVIRRALNAAAVLPENIAAVKTHGIGTADSDAAELAALENVFGTLPPLMAFKAQIGHTLGATAALETALLLSALKQGGGTDYQGREIRFSDDVFCLANHFGFGGSNTAMVWQWQS; from the coding sequence GTGAGCTGGGTTTGCGGTACGGCGGCCACCTCCGCGCTGGATCCGCAGGCGGATTTCAGACGACCCGATGCGGTATCTTATACGTTTTTAAACCAGCCGCAGCAGGCCGCTTATTTCCGCGCTTTCACCGACGACAGCTTGGGGAGTACCGCTTTTGCGGATATTGCCGAACAACATTTGCGCCGCGCCGCCGAAGATGCCGGATGGCCGTCTGAAAGCTGGCACGACGCGCCGGTTTTTATCGGTTCAAGTTCCTACGCCATCGCCGAATACGAAAACCGCCGCCGCGCGGGCAATACGGACATTGGGGAACACGGCCTGCTCTATCTTGCCGAAGATTTGCGCAAACGCAGCGGCAACCGGCAGATTTTCAGTTTGGCGACCGCCTGCACCTCGTCCGCCCATGCGCTGATTCAGGCAGACAATTGTTTGCGCGGCGGAGCGGAACGCGCCTTCGTCCTCGGCATCGAAAACCTCAACCGCCTGACCCTGCTGCATTTTCACAGCTTGGGTTTGTTTACCGAACGCTATCGGCCCTTCGGCGGCAACGGTCTGATTTTGGGCGAAGGTGTCGCCGCACTCGCCCTCTCCGCCACGCCGCCCGACTGTACAGGTCGTCTGAAACTCGTCGGCCACGCCGCCAATACCGGCAACGACCTGATTCAAAGCAACAGTAAGGCTTTAGAGCAGGTTATCCGCCGCGCCTTAAACGCCGCCGCTGTCTTACCCGAAAACATAGCCGCCGTCAAAACCCACGGCATCGGCACCGCCGACAGCGACGCCGCCGAACTGGCCGCGCTGGAAAACGTGTTCGGCACACTGCCGCCGCTGATGGCGTTCAAAGCGCAAATCGGCCACACCCTCGGCGCAACCGCCGCCCTCGAAACCGCGCTGCTCTTATCCGCCCTGAAACAAGGCGGCGGCACCGATTATCAAGGACGCGAAATCCGTTTTTCAGATGACGTTTTCTGTCTCGCCAACCATTTCGGTTTCGGCGGCAGCAACACAGCTATGGTATGGCAATGGCAATCATAA
- a CDS encoding phosphopantetheine-binding protein — MSYTFTLAEHALEAELKKLILQEADKTDDVAAEDFTDDAPLFGDGSPVDLDSLDALQICVALQQYFQVRLQGDRMVRKHMMCVRDLAAFVRAEHGA, encoded by the coding sequence ATGTCCTACACCTTTACCTTGGCCGAACACGCGCTGGAAGCGGAATTGAAAAAGCTGATCCTGCAAGAAGCCGACAAGACCGATGATGTTGCCGCCGAAGACTTTACCGACGATGCGCCGTTGTTCGGCGACGGCAGCCCTGTCGATTTGGATTCGCTCGACGCGCTGCAAATCTGCGTCGCGCTGCAACAGTATTTCCAAGTGCGGCTGCAAGGCGACCGCATGGTGCGCAAACATATGATGTGCGTGCGCGATTTGGCGGCGTTCGTCCGCGCGGAGCATGGGGCGTGA